A single Schistosoma mansoni, WGS project CABG00000000 data, supercontig 0224, strain Puerto Rico, whole genome shotgun sequence DNA region contains:
- a CDS encoding CDGSH-type Zn finger-containing protein-like protein — MNVLHTIVCDIAPDMLRSVPIPKSFRDIFRLSLKDVLALTVFGSFSGAIGYAVYTTVMLHLGKRKIPINYGIQKHITKCVDVVDIESITDKKVYCRCWRSSKFPYCDGAHNKHNEETGDNVGPLIIETKKSS, encoded by the exons ATGAATGTCTTGCATACTATAGTATGTGATATTGCTCCAGATATGCTCCGTTCTGTGCCGATTCCGAAGTCTTTTAGAGACATTTTCCGTTTGTCAT TAAAGGATGTACTAGCTCTCACTGTTTTTGGCTCATTCAGCGGAGCCATCGGCTATGCTGTATACACTACTGTAATGCTTCATCTTGGGAAACGGAAGATTCCTATCAATTATGGAATCCAGAAACATATTACTAAATGTGTTGACGTTGTGGATATTGAGTCCATAACAGACAAAAAGGTGTACTGCCGATGCTGGAGATCATCTAAG TTTCCTTATTGTGACGGCGCACATAACAAACATAATGAGGAAACTGGAGACAACGTTGGCCCCCTCATAATTGAAACCAAAAAGTCGTCGTAA